Within Paralichthys olivaceus isolate ysfri-2021 chromosome 19, ASM2471397v2, whole genome shotgun sequence, the genomic segment AGATGTGGACAGTGGAGGATGCAGGCGGTGTTTCCTTTAAACTCATTAAACGTATAATATGTAAATTGGATCATTAGCCTATGAACCCATGTAAAGTTCTCTGACCTCTTCGTCGTCTCCAGCCATCTCATCCACTTCTGTGTCGCTTTGCTTGTCGCTGTCTTCGTCTCTCTCGCTGGGAGAGTCCTTGTTGGCTTCACCCTCGTCTGATTCGCTGCCCTTGTCTGAtgcctcatcctcttcctcctttactgctgctgatgttgctgCTACGACTTCCTGCAACATCAATATGTGCAACAGGAATGTATCAAATAGGCAACATgtttatatgatatataaatGACATTCCAAGTCAGTTGTCGCTACACACATACATTTCCTGCCACGTTGCCGTTGGCCTGTTTGGTTTTGGCAGGCGCAGGAGTGGGCTTCTTCTTCATTAAttttttcttcttggacttggctGTTTTCTTGGCTCCTTTACTCTTGTTCTGCCACACTTTGGTTTTGGCTTTACTGGAGTCTCCTTGCTTTAAACACACAGGAAGGTAAGGTGAACACAAAATGTCTAAGTTATAGATCAGTATGAGttggtgtttatgtgtttgtgtgcgcgaTCCTTACTGCTTCCTCTGTAGTGGCAACCTCCTCTCCTGTACATGGTGTTGACTCCTGCTCTTTTTCAAACATGTCCTACACACATACAGCACAAGTTCAAATTGTTTTTCAACCATGGATACAGTGAACAGCACTCTCTAGTGGTCCTCTATGGAACTGCATGCAGAGGCAGCAACTTACTAAGTACATTTTATTCACACAAAATTGTTTTCTGTTAACACACAATTATGTCAGTGTTTAACCTAATGCCATCATTCCTTACCACCATCCGTTTTCTGGTTAAGGTGACAGTTACTGTGACGATAGAGCCTGCGGTGATGTTATTGCTGtcttcatcatccaggactaGGGAGAGAATAAAAGGAAATGTCTTAAAATAGACACAGAAAACTTCTAACATCTGGTTTGTCTGACACTATGCAGGGAGTTAATTCAATTCAAGCTTTCACTCAAACCTTATCACAAGTTTACAcgattttttttatcacttattGCCCAAGCATTGCTTGAAAGAATTAATTTTCCAGGTCAAAGACTGTAAGACTGACCCTGAAGTTTGGTATCCATATTGATGTGAGGGAAGCTGCCCAACACAGACATGACCTCATCGTACTTCTCCTCCCCCAGGAAACGCAACATGCTGCGTCTGTCCGAGTCCTTGAGACTCACCAGGTCCTGAAGGCTCCGAACTTTGTACTGAAGAGTCAAGGACACATAATGTAGTTACTTTAAAAATCTCAATcacagtgcatgtgtgcacatacaGACAGGTGGCAGGTACCTTCTTGGAGATGCAGTAGCGGAGGTGCTCCTCCTCAAAGTGGGGGAGCTGCAGAAGTGGTGACTTTGACTCCTGCAAGCCCTGCACGCACATCTGGGTCAGTTTCATGCAGTTCTCTATGGTAACCAGCCGAGGAGCGTGGAAACCTGCACAGAGACGTGACCGTGTGCACATGTCAGCATTCATGAAAAACATATCAATGCATCACAATATATCAATTTGTCCATCCAAGAGAAGCATTTGCATACAAGACATAAAttactaataataattttattgcttttgattatttatttttcccaaGTTCTGAATATGTACAGTAATCCCAGAAGAAGATGTACGTGTTTGTAAATCAGGGTCGTCTTCTAACCTCAAAAAAGGGATGTGCCAAAAGGCATTGGCCtgacacataaatacaaatatatgtatgtatacaaCAAACTGTTTACTTTACAGTGTTTAGTTTTATAGATACACAGCTTCCCTGCTTTTAAAGATTCACAGACTATGATTATTTAACACTTGAAAATGCAGATCAAGCTTGTAATTACTCCCACACAACACAAGATAAAAAGCAATGACTGACCAAAGCATTTCTTAAATCAGTCAGTGTGCGACTTTTGactatattaatatatatattatataatttacCTCCTCTGCTGTTGGCCATCATAGTGAGCTGACAGCCGACGTTGATCATCTCCTGCAAGAGAGCCGGACTCTTCCTCACCACAAACCTCTgatctgaaaacagaaacatacgTTCTGAATAACATGTTCCTGTGTCATGTTTCTTACGATAATAGAGAAAAGCACTACGATGCAGATCATTCCTGAAAGCTGTCCAAACACCCCAATTTTGGAAATCTTAAGAACCAGTTACTTCTGTTGCTTTGTAGAAGTTTGAAAAGAGCCGCAAAAACAAACTCACTGAGATCATGCAAACGAGCAGGTAATGACTTGAACTGAATTGTTTTGTTAAGCATCTCTCTcttaaaacatgtaaacaatgtaatcaatcaatcaaagtatttaaatgttcagtgtccTACCTTCCTCCAACTCTTCTGATACATCCATTCGGGCCAGGTGAGCGAGCACCAGGACCCTGGCCTTTAAACTGTAAGGATAACAGAACGGAGGCTCCTTCTTCTTCACGTTGATATTTCCTAATTCACGAATCAACTGGAAGACAAGGGACAGGTTGTTTATTCCACACACTCAAAGAATTTCCCTTTGAATTCTACACAAtccatctcttcctgtaaaTACCTGTGGCACTTCGATGTTGTCTGTTGGTCGTATTGTAGCTTCTTTATTGCTGCGAGGGTCAAACTCGAACGCCGCCGTCAAAACCATGGCCAACCCTGGAGGACATTAAACAAGAAATTACGGACCCCATTGGAAATGACCACAGTGGCGATAGTAGCAGTCTATCAAGCAAAAACTATGTTCACTACAGGGACGCACTCTATTTCAAAATTGTTTGGTGCAGCTGATTTATGGGCATAAAAGTGAGAAAGATAAACTCACgcttcatgttcatgtttggcGTCTTGTACATAAAATGCATGAAGAGTTGGGTAGTGTTGATGAGGATCTGGTCTCCACTGTAGCGGATGGAGCGGTACCACCATGTACCCTGATATATAGAGAGACACAAAGCAGGACACAGGAGAAGTTAAAGTGAAACATCCAGGGTATaagaagaaataagacacaCTCCAATCTACAGACGCTGGCATTAGATCATGATGACTTACCACAACGACAGGAAGGATGA encodes:
- the sec63 gene encoding translocation protein SEC63 homolog; the protein is MAGQQFQYDDSGNTFFYFLTSFVGLIVIPATYYIWPRDQNAEQLRLKSLRRVHGRCLWYRLRLMKSQQSIVPTLKKAALLFGWAVFLLLAYKVSKLDREYQEYNPYEVLNLDPGASLSEIKKQYRVLSLKFHPDKGGDEATFMRIAKAYAALTNEQSRQNWEMYGNPDGPGATSFGIALPAWIVDQKNSMLVLLVYGLAFMVILPVVVGTWWYRSIRYSGDQILINTTQLFMHFMYKTPNMNMKRLAMVLTAAFEFDPRSNKEATIRPTDNIEVPQLIRELGNINVKKKEPPFCYPYSLKARVLVLAHLARMDVSEELEEDQRFVVRKSPALLQEMINVGCQLTMMANSRGGFHAPRLVTIENCMKLTQMCVQGLQESKSPLLQLPHFEEEHLRYCISKKYKVRSLQDLVSLKDSDRRSMLRFLGEEKYDEVMSVLGSFPHINMDTKLQVLDDEDSNNITAGSIVTVTVTLTRKRMVDMFEKEQESTPCTGEEVATTEEAQGDSSKAKTKVWQNKSKGAKKTAKSKKKKLMKKKPTPAPAKTKQANGNVAGNEVVAATSAAVKEEEDEASDKGSESDEGEANKDSPSERDEDSDKQSDTEVDEMAGDDEEEWEALQQSIQRRERALLETKSKVTHPVYSLYFPEEKQEWWWLYIADRRDQTLVSVPYHVCTLQDTEEVELKFPAPSKTGNYQYSVILRSDSYLGLDQIKPLKLEVHEAKAMLDNHPQWDIPDTEEEDEEQEDSDGIEESEDDDEDND